The nucleotide sequence ttccCACAataaatttcaccttaactataGCTCGTGCAGATTAAGCTGACGTACGTGCGTATTACGTCCATCGATGTAGCTTTTTTAACAGAAGAAACAGCATGCGTCAGCACATCGACAGGTAACAGAGTCGCAAAACAGCTGAACACAACTCTTAATTAACTAGTGTCGGCAGCAGGTTAATTTGGTTACTGTATCTGACTGTACATATACTGTATTACTGGAGGCACACGACTCAAACATAAACGGTGAACTAGCTAGTAGAAGTTCTCTCATGGATGATGGAATCATATGCATGGAACGATTAGTTTGGCAGTTCACTAGCAGGATCTGTGCTAAGTTCCCGAGAACCAAAAACTCCTGGGAAACAGGCTAAAGCGCACATGTAACATGTTAATTTTACCTGGGTAAGGATGGATCGATATGTGTTGTGGATAGCAGATAGCTAGCTAGGTTTCAAAATCCACGCATACCCAGCCCAATGATCAAAATATGTATATACTCCTACATGTAAATTAACCTTTTTCCGTGTGTATACAAAATATAGTGGTCTTTCAAATACGAAATACAATTTAATGGGCCGGAAATTGCTAAAAATCCTacacaagtttttttaaaaagaactttcaaatataattacactatatttATACTACAAATATATACATTTGAAATTaagctttaaaaaaaacttgtgacaattttttaaatgtttcacCTCTCTAATAGAACGTAGGGAGACATATACAGTAGCAAAAGCAAGAATCTCAAAGAGAAATCAAGTAATACTAGGCATGCCACAAGCATCCATGATGACTGAGAAACCTAACACCGTCGGTTAACCTACCCAATTTAGGAACTGCTACGAAGAGTAAACATACGTGTTACCTATTCCAAGGAGGcaaaaaaataatcagaaaaaggagagaatcCCTACGGTTTCAGCTGTTATCAACTAATGATACGTTACTTCTTCAACCATGAAGGTGGGATACTGGGATTCATATTTGCGATGATTTACATACATTTTTTAAAACTCTTTTTAAAAGCTTGCTAAAATTCAACAATTAAAGGAGAGATGGAGTGGAGCAGTCAAGTTGAGTCAGGTCGTCATAAATTAAGGTAAAAACGTTGTCTGTCATCACTCTCATGCATGCTAATAAACATGATGGAAAAAAGTACCTCATTTAGTTATAAATatgagctactccctccattccaaattgatctacatatttcatagatacacCAAAActaagaaaagctaataactctctcatactatatttactctagcaacaaactcgatgcatgcaccatcaCACTATTTCcgagccaatagcaaatcaagatattgcatgtgggttataaatacttatatgcatgatgcatgcatcaatgtctatttactccaatgcacaaataacgaatagacttaataaatgaacacaaatatgtagatcatttaggaataacttaaaaaaactatatgtagattaaTTTGAAATTGAGGGAGTATGTACGTTACTAGGAGCGCGAAGGTAAAAGGATGACTAATCAGTGATTGAATTAGATGGATAATAAGTATCTTAATTCTTATCTAATGGTTGCTATCTAATTGGTAGTCCTAATTAATGTGATCTAATGACAAAAATTGTTAATGATGTGTCTTTTTCTATATGTCTTTCTTTAAATGTCCTTTAGTGAATACTacttgtataaaaaatatatactccctacgtccctaaatatttgacgccgttgactttttttaaacatgtttgaccgttcgtgttattgaaaaacttttgtgaaatatataaaactatatgtatacataaaaatatatttaacaatgaattaaatgataggaacaaaattaataattactttttttaataagatgaacggtcaaacatgttaaaaaagtcaacgccatcaaatatttagggacggagggagtatatattagacctaatattttttagttttttaactaTACAGAGGTACGCAGGCGCGGGAttctaactagctagctagctagtattaACGTCATCGTTGATTCGCCCCCAAGGTTGAATTAAACTAGTCGACGATGGAGCTCTATAAATGGCAGTCCCGCTTCCACGAGCTATTCATGCACTGCTCGATCGATCAACTGATTTGTGAAGAAGGAACAACACAAGATCTAGACGTACTAAGCTAGTACTCTAGCTCGCTAGCTAGCAAGTATAGCAACGACATATTCCATACGAATGGAGATGGGGAAGTCATTAGTAGTGGCGCTGGCTGTGGTGGTGGCAGCCATGGCGGTGGTGAAGGCAGACGACGTCCCGATCACGGACAAGGACCTGGAGTCGGAGGAGAGCATGTGGAGCCTCTACCAGAGGTGGCGCCACGTGTacggcgccgcctcgtcgtcgccgcgggaCCTCGCCGACAAGGGGAGTAGGTTCGAGGTGTTCAAGAAGAACGCCAGGTACATCCATGACTTTAACAGGAAGAAAGGCATGTCCTACAAACTCGGCCTCAACAAGTTCGCCGACTTGACGTTGGAGGAGTTCACCGCCAAGTACACCGGCGCCAATCCCGGACCCATCACCGGCCTCAAGAACGgcaccggctcgccgccgctagCGGCTGTTGCCGGCGACGCACCCCCGGCGTGGGACTGGAGAGAACATGGCGCTGTCACTCGTGTCAAGGACCAAGGGCCATGCGGTACGTACCTACGTACTATACATGATTACAATTAatcttaatactccctccgttcctaaatgtttgacgccgttgacttttttaaacatatttaaccgttcgtcttatttaaaaaatttaaataattattaattcttttcctaccatttgattcattgctAAATATACTAATactaaagtttttgaataatattcataaaaaatcaaatgtgtcaaacatttagggacggGGGAGTACAATTATACAAATACACACATGTTAtttatgcatatatacatatataggtaGCTGCTGGGCGTTCTCCGTGGTAGAGGCTGTAGAGGGGATCAACGCGATCATGACAGGGAACCTCCTGACGCTGTCGGAGCAGCAGGTTCTCGAttgctccggcgccggcgactgcTCCGGCGGATACACGTCCTATGCATTCGACTACGCCGTCAGCAACGGGATAACTTTGG is from Oryza sativa Japonica Group chromosome 9, ASM3414082v1 and encodes:
- the LOC107276455 gene encoding thiol protease SEN102, which codes for MGKSLVVALAVVVAAMAVVKADDVPITDKDLESEESMWSLYQRWRHVYGAASSSPRDLADKGSRFEVFKKNARYIHDFNRKKGMSYKLGLNKFADLTLEEFTAKYTGANPGPITGLKNGTGSPPLAAVAGDAPPAWDWREHGAVTRVKDQGPCGSCWAFSVVEAVEGINAIMTGNLLTLSEQQVLDCSGAGDCSGGYTSYAFDYAVSNGITLDQCFSPPTTGENYFYYPAYEAVQEPCRFDPNKAPIVKIDSYSFVDPNDEEALKQAVYSQGPVSVLIEASYEFMIYQGGVFSGPCGTELNHAVLVVGYDETEDGTPYWIVKNSWGAGWGESGYIRMIRNIPAPEGICGIAMYPIYPIKSCPCPITAASAAA